The following proteins come from a genomic window of Lolium rigidum isolate FL_2022 chromosome 5, APGP_CSIRO_Lrig_0.1, whole genome shotgun sequence:
- the LOC124652483 gene encoding SKP1-like protein 1, with amino-acid sequence MADAAERKRTLRSSDGEEFEVEEVLVLESQTIKHMIEDECDGVIPLPNVSAKILSKVIEYCRKHVQTRAALAPDGDMSTNAAGTELKTFDEDFVKVDQATLFDLILAANYLNIKGLLDLTCQTVADMIKGKTPEEIRATFNIKNDFTPEEEEEVRKENAWAFE; translated from the exons ATGGCGGACGCGGCGGAGAGGAAGCGCACCCTGCGGAGCTCCGACGGCGAGGAGTTCGAGGTGGAGGAGGTGCTGGTGCTGGAGTCGCAGACCATCAAGCACATGATCGAGGACGAGTGCGACGGCGTCATCCCGCTCCCCAACGTCAGCGCCAAGATCCTCTCCAAGGTCATCGAGTACTGCAGGAAGCACGTCCAGacgcgcgccgccctcgcccccGACGGCGACATGAGCACCAACGCCGCCGGCACCGAGCTCAAGACCTTCGACGAGGACTTCGTCAAGGTCGACCAGGCCACCCTCTTCGACCTCATCCTG GCTGCAAACTACCTGAACATCAAGGGGCTGCTGGACCTGACCTGCCAGACGGTGGCTGACATGATCAAGGGCAAGACCCCAGAGGAGATCCGCGCGACCTTCAACATCAAGAACGACTTCACcccagaggaagaggaggaagtgcgCAAGGAGAATGCGTGGGCCTTCGAGTGA